The Ignavibacteria bacterium genomic sequence CCTGGATTGCAATCTGCCCTGCTATTTCGCTCATGGACTGAAGGACAGGCAGATTTTCATCATTTTCAATCAGTTCAAACCCAATAGAAGTAACCTTTTTTGAAATAAGCGTCTCAAGAATTTTCTTTTTACCGATTGCAAGGTGCAGAAAAGCAAAGAGGATCTGGTCTTCCTGAAGCATTGAAGCCTCAGCCTCAGTAAGGGGAGCAATTTTTGTAATGAGTTCTGCTCTGTTATATACCTCTTCGGCGCTATAGACTACACTGGCGCCTACTTTTCTGTACTCCTCATCAGAAAAGTTGCTGCCCATACCAGCACAGCTTTCGATAAAAACAGTATGCCCCGATTTAACCAGTGCATCTACACCTGCAGGTGCTAAAGCGACCCGTTTTTCTTCGAGTATTGTTTCTTTTGGTATACCTATTCTCATGTGGTGTGTTCTTTTTTAAGTTTATTGGTATAATTTTTACTGCAAAATAGTCAATTAACTTAACTATTGCCACTCCTGCAGAGAACGCCCCGGGAGCGTTCTCTGCAGGAGCAAGCCAAAGAAAACTTAATTCAAAAAAGGGGAAAAGCAAAACAAGGCACTTAAATGACCGGAGTCAGAGGTTTCCTCCCTTTTAATACATTAATGAGATTTTTAGCACATAGTTCGGCCATTTTTGTCCTTGCCTCGAATGTAGCGCTGCCAATATGAGGCAGCAGAACCACGTTCTTCAATTTCAGCAGATCCTTGTTCAGCAGGGGTTCATTCTCATAAACGTCAAAGCCTGCGGCAAAAATCCTCCGGGATTTCAGCATTTTAATCAGTTCCTTTTCGTCGAGGATCTCCCCGCGCGCAGTGTTTATTAAAATTGCAGTCTCTTTCATTAAATGTAAGTGATCTTTATCAACAAGATTCCTTGTTTTATCTGTCAATGGCACGTGTAACGAGATCACATCGGAAGTTTTCAAAAGTTTCTCCAAAGAGACTTTCTTTGCGCCCGTGGCCTTTTCAAGGCTTTCGTTTCTGGAACGGCTGAAATAAACAATGTTCATTCCGAAAGCCTTTGCCCTTACTGCAGCAGCCGCACCTATTCTTCCTGCACCTATTAAGCCGAAGGTCTTACCGCTTAAGCCGATGCCCAGAAGGAGTTCAGGAGCCCAGCCTGAAAATTTATTTTCACGCATTAACCTGTCGCCTTCCGTGATGTGCCTTGAGCAGGCAAGCATGAGTGCTATTGCAATATCAGCCGTGGCATCGGTTAAAAGTTCAGGTGTGTTTGTAACAACAATATTTTTCTCTTTTGCAGCGCTTAAATCTATGTTGTTGTAGCCCACGGCATAATTTGCAATTACCTTACAGTTTTTAAGCCCCGAGATTATATCTTTATCAATCTTATCCGAGAGAAGTGATATTATGCCGTCGGCATCTTTTGCATGCTTAAGAAACTCCTCTTTGGAAATCTGGCGGTCTTTTCCGAAGACAACAACATCTATTCCTTTTTCTATCAAAAGATCTACAGCATTTCCGGGAAGTTTTCTTGTTATAAAAGCTTTCATATTTTATCCAATTATTTTTATCCGAATAGTAGTTTTACTATAAACAATGCGCCCAGTGCACCGGCCAGGTCGGCCAGAAGTCCTGCAGCAAGCGCATGCCTTGTTCTGGCAATGCCGACAGATCCGAAATATACGGCCAGAACATAAAACGTGGTTTCACTGCTGCCGTAGAATGTTGAGACCAGTATACCTATCATGGAATCGGGGCCGTGCACGGCAATAGTTTCAGCCATTATGCCAAGCGAGCCGCTTCCTGATAATGGGCGCATGAGTGCCATCGGAAGGGCTTCGGCCGGCATTCCGATCAGGTCTGTAACAGGACGTATAATGTAAATAAGGAAGTCCATTGCCCCGCCTGCTCTGAATATACCGATAGCAACGAGCATACCGACCAGGAAAGGAATTATCCTTACAGCAACATTAAAGCCTTCCTTTGCTCCTTCAATAAATTTCTCATATATCTTAACTTTTTTGAAAAATCCATACACTATAAAAATAAAGATTAGTCCCGGAATTGCAAGAATTGAAATAATCTGTACTATATCCTTAAATAAAGAAGGGCTTATAAAGCTGAACAAAGATCCGATTGCAGGAGCAATTCCAAGGGCAAAGACAAGGGCAATTAAAACTATGAGTCCCATAAAAATACCCAGGCCCTTAACGTTTGACCTGAACCATTCCCCGCCCTCACCTTTTCTGACAGGGAATTTTTCCATAATCTTTGCCGAAGTAACACCAACGATTGTGGCACAGATTGCGCCGAAGACAGATGTGCCGATTATGATTGCAGGATCGGAGCTTCCCGAGGCAGCCCTGATGGCAATTGCCGTAGCAGGGATAAAGGTAAGGCCTGCTGTGTTAACGGCAAGGAAAGTACACATGGCGTTTGTGGCAGTGCCCTTGTTCGGGTTCAGTTTATCCAGTTCCTCCATTGCCTTCAGGCCGAAGGGCGTTGCGGCATTTGAGAGTCCGAGCATGTTGGCAGAAATATTCATAATCATGGAGCCCATTGCAGGATGGTCGGACGGGACATCCGGGAACAGGAACTTTGTAACCGGTTTAAGTGCCTTTGCAATAATTGTAATAAGCCCTGCCTCCTCGGCAATCTTCATAATGCCGAGCCAGAGAGCCATAATGCCTATAAGTTCAAGGGCAATGTTAACTGCTGTACCAGCATAGCTTAAGGCAGATGAGGTCACGTCCTTCATTTTAGCAAATGAGACCTCCTCAAAGACAATGCCTGCCTTTGCAGCCGAGTCGCCCTGAAAGTTGTAGAAGTAAACCTTGCCGTTAAGGTCGTCTTCCTTTCCTGTAACCTTTGCCATCTGCTTCCAGATCTTCGGGGTTGCGTCTCCCGTCTTAAGGAAGAGGGTTACATTTTTTTTATCCTTGTCGTAGGTAACCTTTGCATTCTGCACCACCCCGCCCGTGACGTTTTCCTTGTAATACTTACTGAAATCGGACTGGCTGACAGAAAGCCTGACGTTGTAGGTTTTTGAAAGATCATTCTTAAAAGGCTCGTCGAAACGAACCTGAACCGGAATAGGAGTATTATTCTGGTACTTATTGTTATTTTTTTCGACTAAATCGGTGCTTATTGCGACTCCAATGCCCAGTACAATGAGAGCAAGCCAGACATAATTTAACATTTACATGCTCCGGAAAACAAATTTAATGATAAAAACCGCCATTTGAACCGGGGAACAATTCTTAAAAGAGGAACACAACTGGTAAAAAGGTCCAATGGTTAAAATTACAGATAGCAATTTATGATACTTTTATTAAAAATTCATCAGCGATTTTTTATTTTCGTGAAAGGTAAGGCAAAATGGAATGCGGGATTCAGGATTTAATCCATAAGATGCTGCAAAAATCAGATTAAACCCTGAGGGCCCATAAAGGAGTACGGGCACTCAGGCGGAAACACTGCTGGCCTGGATTTCCTCTGTATCTATAAAAACGCCTCTGATGCCGATAAAGGATTCTTCACCTTCAGAACCTGAGTAATACTTATTTATATACTGGGTATAAACTTCCTCGGCACTTCTTACTTCCTCAACTCTTCTAATAATGCCGCGGCAAAGAATCTGAAGCAGTTTGTACCCCTTTGCCAGGGAAGAAGCCTCTTTTCCGTTTTCAGCCTTGAAGACTGCAAAGCTGACATTATTATCAAAGTTCATGCTCAGAAAGTTCTCATCGGACTCCTCGAAGAATAAGTAAATATTTTTATCAAGATAAAGATAGGGAACAACAGCCTGTACAAGTTCCTCGTCAGGGCTGATGAAACTGAGTACGCCAGCTTTTCCATGGGTTAACTCTTGTTCAATTACAGACATATCTCTTATCTGGGTAATTCTGCTTTTCATTTTAGCTCCTCATATATGAATATAATTTCAAATGCCTTTTCTCACTCCGGTTTTTATATGGAACCGGGATTGGGAAAAAGAAAGTTCTTAAGCTTCAGAGATGTCTTCTGATTTGGCTCTTATTTTTATAACACAGACAGTTCCGGCGAAAAGATCTCCCAGCCTTTTATTGCGCTTGCTGACTATTACAGATATCAGGTCGGGCAATACAAAAAACGGGGGAATAAAATACGTACACCTTAACAGGTTCCGGACCAGAAGGGAATAGAAATCCAAATCCTTTTCACCCTCTTTTACTACAAATATACCCATTAGAAACTTGCCCGGAGTTTTGCCTCTCCAAAGCCATTCAAAGAGAACAAAATAGAGTTCAACTATTAAGATAATAATTGTAACCAAGAGAGCAAACTGCCGCGATGAAAAAATTATTTTGTATAAAAAGAAATCAAAATAATTATTAAAAACAAATAAAAATGTGACAAGAAGAATGAGGTGGTCTATAAAAAATGCCACTGCCCTCCGGAAAATACCCGCATTGGGAAAGAAATTTTCCTTTTCAGAGGCTGAATTTTCCGTCATAATAATGCTGTTTTTCTCCACAGAAATTGTTCCGTTTCCCCGATTTTACTGCATTATGCAGCGTTTATCCATAGAATAATGACAATAGTAACAATGGTTCAGATTTTTACCAAACTCCATCCTGCGTATCTTATCCACAACCCCGTAGAGTTCAAAGCCGATAGCTTCAATTTCAGTTTTCTTCAGGACGGACTTTACCTCAACTTCCGGATGCTTCAGAAATATGAGCCTGATTTCCACCTCTTCCACTTCAGTATAAAGCTTACTGATCAGGTAGGCATAGAACTTCAGCTGCGGGAGGTAGTGCTCTTTCCTGGAATGAATTTCCTTCTCAGCGATGCCGTCCGACTTGAAATCTATAACAATTACCCTTTTATCCTCAAGAACTAGTTTGTCCACAATTCCATAGAGATAAAAGTCCTTTTCCCTTACGAGCAGCTCAAACTCATTCTTGAAATTCCTGAATGACCTAATTTCCCGGCAGGTTCTGGAGCTGAGGTATGAATTCAGGTCCTCAATAACAGAATCCTTTATGGACTTAAGGTTCTCTGCGGTTGCGTCGACAAAATGCAGTTCGCTTTTAATCAGCTCCTCAAGCCTGTCCTCGTAACTTCCCGGCACGGCTTCATGCTCCAGAAGAAAGTGAAGCAGCTTTCCCTTTACGTCGGCAAACGACGGCTTAGAGGGTTCCTCATCCTCCTGCTTAAAGTCAAAATGAGTAAAATCCCTCTGGAATGTTTTTAGAAGCTTTGAATATCCCAGTTCATATGTCAGGTAATACTTCATTGGGCACTGCGTATAGACTGCAATTTTGGTAGCTGAAATTGTCTCATCTTCCTGCATATCCGGGACAGGATCTATCTTCAGAATTTTATCTGCCAGGCTGCCGGAGCTGTCTGAAATTTCGATGGGGCTTGCCGCACCGGTTTGATTTACAACCGGGATATTCAGGGATAGAGTTTTTGTTTCATTTGTAAACCCATCCTCAAGGCTCTTAAGGAAACTTTGTTCAAAGTTTATTTCTACTGCCTCCACCGGAAGCTTTATTTTCAGTCCTGTGAGTATGAGGCTCATGAAGGATTCCGGGTTAAACTTATAGTCTTTGTGTGTTGCAGAAATATAGAGGTAATTCTTAGCCCTGGTCACGCCCACATAAAGGAGCCTTTTTATTTCGGCCAGGTTCTTCTTCCTTGCCATAAAGTTATGCAGTGCAACGATGGGTGCCTGCCTGTAGTCTTCAAAATAGTTATTGTTGACAGGAACAGAAGTAAGCAGTCCGAAGTCCTTATTTATAACAACCGACTTTGCCCTGACCGTATCCT encodes the following:
- a CDS encoding D-glycerate dehydrogenase, producing the protein MKAFITRKLPGNAVDLLIEKGIDVVVFGKDRQISKEEFLKHAKDADGIISLLSDKIDKDIISGLKNCKVIANYAVGYNNIDLSAAKEKNIVVTNTPELLTDATADIAIALMLACSRHITEGDRLMRENKFSGWAPELLLGIGLSGKTFGLIGAGRIGAAAAVRAKAFGMNIVYFSRSRNESLEKATGAKKVSLEKLLKTSDVISLHVPLTDKTRNLVDKDHLHLMKETAILINTARGEILDEKELIKMLKSRRIFAAGFDVYENEPLLNKDLLKLKNVVLLPHIGSATFEARTKMAELCAKNLINVLKGRKPLTPVI
- a CDS encoding spore maturation protein, which codes for MLNYVWLALIVLGIGVAISTDLVEKNNNKYQNNTPIPVQVRFDEPFKNDLSKTYNVRLSVSQSDFSKYYKENVTGGVVQNAKVTYDKDKKNVTLFLKTGDATPKIWKQMAKVTGKEDDLNGKVYFYNFQGDSAAKAGIVFEEVSFAKMKDVTSSALSYAGTAVNIALELIGIMALWLGIMKIAEEAGLITIIAKALKPVTKFLFPDVPSDHPAMGSMIMNISANMLGLSNAATPFGLKAMEELDKLNPNKGTATNAMCTFLAVNTAGLTFIPATAIAIRAASGSSDPAIIIGTSVFGAICATIVGVTSAKIMEKFPVRKGEGGEWFRSNVKGLGIFMGLIVLIALVFALGIAPAIGSLFSFISPSLFKDIVQIISILAIPGLIFIFIVYGFFKKVKIYEKFIEGAKEGFNVAVRIIPFLVGMLVAIGIFRAGGAMDFLIYIIRPVTDLIGMPAEALPMALMRPLSGSGSLGIMAETIAVHGPDSMIGILVSTFYGSSETTFYVLAVYFGSVGIARTRHALAAGLLADLAGALGALFIVKLLFG
- a CDS encoding RDD family protein encodes the protein MAFFIDHLILLVTFLFVFNNYFDFFLYKIIFSSRQFALLVTIIILIVELYFVLFEWLWRGKTPGKFLMGIFVVKEGEKDLDFYSLLVRNLLRCTYFIPPFFVLPDLISVIVSKRNKRLGDLFAGTVCVIKIRAKSEDISEA